A genomic stretch from Fodinibius salinus includes:
- the topA gene encoding type I DNA topoisomerase: MKSLVIVESPTKIKTLKKYLPDDYVIDSSMGHIRDLPANAKEVPKKFKGEEWSNLGVNTDDGFEPLYVIPSGKKKVVRRLKKELKDSDELILATDEDREGEAISWHLTEILKPDVPVKRMVFREITEEAIKESLNHFRDIDINLVNAQEARRIIDRLAGYTISPLLWKKIAPGLSAGRVQSVAVRFLVERERERMKFRSARYWDLKAKLHKLNESDIFEADLTRLDGKRLASGKDFDENTGKLKKPEKVVLLDDDSASELRDDLNGAEWEVSEVKKNRRKRNPSAAFITSTLQQEANRKLNFSAKRTMGVAQKLYENGHITYMRTDSARLSGQAINAARNAVKDEYGKKYLFDRPRNYGGQKAAQEAHEAIRPAGSYFKKPQEAGLYGDQFKLYDLIWKRTIATQMAKAELEFTNVTIKADADGKVAEFKTSGKEIIFPGFFRAYVEGSDDPNAALANQERFLPKLAEGEEVTEEGIEPTSHETQPPSRFTEATLVKELEKQGVGRPSTYASIISTIQNRGYAEADGKTLIPTFTAFAVTELLEENLHDVVDSDFTSQMEAKLDQIAHGELDTDQYLSEYYKGEKGLKAKVDEQEDEIDPDDARQLNLPLPGLNGINILVGRYGPYIKKEVEGEELTTSIPESWKPSDITVEKLEELIEAEEKGPQSIGQHPDTGEPIFVLNGRYGPYVQVGEVTDDNKKPDRASLLDDMKPEDVDVDLALRLLELPRPLGEHPDTGEVVRAGVGRYGPFVVHDGTFASLKKNDHVLDVTLDRALDLLEQKKKRSSKNKKVIKDLGKHPEENKKVRVMNGRYGPYIKFGKTNISLPDDFDPEDVNMDIAKQLIAEKG, from the coding sequence ATGAAGTCTCTTGTAATTGTAGAGTCACCCACAAAAATTAAGACCCTCAAAAAGTATTTGCCGGACGATTATGTGATCGATTCGTCGATGGGACATATTCGTGATTTACCGGCGAATGCCAAAGAAGTGCCTAAGAAATTTAAAGGTGAAGAGTGGTCAAACCTGGGAGTGAATACCGATGACGGATTTGAGCCGCTCTACGTTATTCCATCCGGTAAAAAGAAGGTTGTACGCCGACTTAAAAAAGAGCTCAAAGATTCGGATGAACTAATTCTTGCTACTGATGAAGACCGCGAAGGTGAAGCCATATCGTGGCATCTCACCGAAATTTTAAAGCCCGATGTACCCGTTAAGCGGATGGTCTTTCGAGAAATTACCGAAGAGGCTATCAAAGAGTCACTTAATCATTTTCGGGATATTGATATCAACCTGGTGAACGCGCAAGAAGCACGACGTATTATCGACCGTCTTGCAGGATATACTATTTCGCCACTGCTGTGGAAGAAAATTGCACCCGGCCTTTCGGCGGGACGTGTGCAGTCGGTGGCCGTACGGTTTTTAGTAGAGCGGGAGCGCGAACGCATGAAATTTCGTTCTGCCCGCTACTGGGACTTAAAAGCGAAGCTGCACAAATTAAACGAGTCTGATATCTTTGAGGCTGATCTTACGCGTCTTGATGGAAAGCGTTTGGCTTCTGGCAAAGACTTTGATGAAAACACCGGCAAGCTTAAGAAACCGGAAAAGGTGGTATTGCTGGATGATGATTCAGCTTCAGAATTGCGTGATGATTTAAATGGAGCAGAATGGGAAGTATCAGAAGTAAAGAAAAATCGTCGCAAACGAAATCCGTCAGCGGCTTTTATTACTTCTACTCTACAGCAGGAAGCGAACCGCAAGCTGAACTTTTCGGCCAAGCGGACGATGGGTGTGGCACAAAAACTGTATGAAAATGGTCATATTACTTACATGCGTACCGATTCGGCGCGACTCTCGGGACAGGCCATTAACGCAGCCCGGAATGCGGTAAAAGATGAATACGGCAAAAAATATTTATTTGATCGTCCGCGAAATTACGGCGGACAAAAAGCAGCACAGGAGGCCCATGAGGCCATCCGTCCGGCGGGCAGTTATTTTAAGAAACCTCAAGAGGCCGGTTTATACGGTGACCAGTTTAAGCTGTATGATCTAATCTGGAAGCGTACCATAGCTACCCAGATGGCCAAAGCCGAGTTGGAGTTTACTAACGTGACTATTAAGGCTGATGCCGATGGCAAAGTAGCTGAATTTAAAACAAGTGGAAAAGAAATCATCTTTCCGGGTTTCTTCCGTGCGTATGTAGAAGGCAGTGATGACCCGAATGCGGCACTAGCAAATCAAGAACGATTTTTACCGAAGCTTGCCGAAGGAGAAGAAGTTACCGAAGAAGGTATCGAGCCAACCTCTCACGAGACACAGCCTCCTTCAAGATTTACAGAAGCGACACTGGTGAAAGAGCTCGAAAAACAAGGCGTGGGCCGACCCAGTACCTATGCATCTATCATAAGTACGATTCAAAATCGGGGTTATGCTGAGGCCGACGGCAAGACGCTGATTCCTACTTTTACAGCCTTTGCCGTAACGGAGCTTCTGGAAGAGAACTTGCATGATGTAGTGGACAGTGATTTTACATCCCAGATGGAAGCAAAGCTAGACCAAATTGCCCACGGTGAGCTTGATACTGATCAATATTTAAGTGAGTATTACAAGGGTGAAAAAGGCCTAAAGGCAAAAGTCGATGAGCAAGAAGATGAGATTGATCCCGATGATGCACGACAGCTCAATTTGCCGCTGCCGGGACTAAATGGGATTAATATTCTAGTGGGTCGGTACGGTCCCTACATCAAAAAGGAAGTAGAGGGCGAAGAACTGACTACTTCTATCCCTGAGAGCTGGAAGCCCAGTGATATAACGGTTGAAAAACTTGAGGAACTTATTGAGGCCGAAGAAAAGGGACCGCAGTCTATAGGTCAGCATCCTGATACCGGAGAGCCTATCTTTGTGTTGAATGGACGATACGGTCCTTATGTACAGGTTGGGGAAGTAACGGACGACAACAAAAAGCCTGACCGTGCTTCGTTGCTTGATGATATGAAGCCCGAAGATGTGGATGTAGATCTGGCACTGCGCCTGCTGGAACTCCCGCGTCCGCTGGGCGAACATCCCGATACTGGAGAAGTGGTACGTGCCGGGGTTGGCCGGTATGGGCCTTTTGTAGTGCATGACGGAACTTTTGCATCGCTCAAAAAGAACGATCACGTACTCGATGTAACTTTAGATCGTGCTCTGGACCTACTGGAGCAGAAGAAAAAACGATCATCAAAAAACAAAAAAGTTATTAAAGATCTTGGGAAGCATCCCGAAGAAAACAAAAAGGTACGTGTGATGAACGGGCGGTATGGTCCGTATATTAAATTTGGCAAGACGAACATTAGCCTCCCCGACGATTTTGATCCCGAAGATGTGAACATGGATATTGCCAAGCAGCTAATTGCTGAAAAGGGATAG
- the radC gene encoding RadC family protein, which translates to MSDQEQFEANNFLKRTVKEMNPDEQPREKLMNYGSESLSDAELMAILLRTGSRKMNVIQMAQALLDQFDGLRYLARKEWQDLKVIPGMGKVKSLTLEAVFELSRRIQMASLGEQVQITSPEDAVAYFGPKLRDLTKEVFMVAFLNNAKVVMGYKKISSGGATATIVDPSEVMRQAVMNEANSILLLHNHPSGNNSESKADIQLTERIAKSGKLLGIPVDDHIIIAGDGFTSFRSKGFIN; encoded by the coding sequence ATGTCTGATCAAGAACAATTCGAAGCGAACAATTTTTTAAAGCGAACGGTAAAAGAAATGAATCCCGATGAGCAGCCACGCGAAAAGCTGATGAACTATGGCAGCGAAAGCCTTTCGGATGCCGAGCTTATGGCCATTCTTCTGCGCACGGGCAGTCGCAAGATGAATGTCATTCAGATGGCACAAGCCCTGCTCGATCAATTCGATGGACTCCGTTATTTGGCTCGCAAAGAATGGCAAGACTTAAAGGTTATTCCAGGCATGGGCAAAGTAAAATCGCTGACGCTGGAGGCCGTTTTTGAGCTTTCGCGCCGTATCCAGATGGCTAGCTTGGGCGAACAGGTGCAAATTACCTCTCCTGAAGATGCCGTTGCCTATTTCGGTCCCAAGCTGCGTGACCTTACCAAAGAGGTGTTCATGGTGGCTTTTCTGAATAATGCCAAAGTGGTAATGGGATACAAGAAAATCAGTTCCGGCGGTGCCACAGCTACTATTGTAGACCCATCTGAAGTCATGCGTCAGGCGGTAATGAATGAAGCTAATAGTATTTTACTGCTGCATAATCATCCCAGCGGCAACAATAGCGAATCGAAGGCAGATATCCAGCTGACAGAACGCATCGCTAAGTCGGGCAAACTACTGGGCATCCCTGTTGATGACCACATCATCATCGCAGGCGACGGCTTCACAAGCTTCCGTTCTAAAGGGTTTATCAATTAA
- a CDS encoding peroxiredoxin, translated as MVKQGTQIDTDFALDIVKDGTEQTVTFSELLDRPTIVSVYMRNNTSGCDKQNKSLADQADWFDEREYNLVAVSKDSCGSHKNYAEKLDINYILASDPEYKFAEATDSIVDKQMFGNEYQAPSRSAYVIGTDGTVQAIIEKVNTNDHAEELKEVIKNL; from the coding sequence ATGGTAAAGCAAGGAACACAAATAGATACCGATTTTGCGCTGGATATCGTGAAGGACGGCACTGAGCAGACGGTTACTTTTTCTGAATTGCTGGATCGTCCCACAATTGTTTCGGTGTATATGCGGAATAATACCTCAGGTTGCGACAAGCAAAATAAAAGTTTGGCAGATCAGGCGGACTGGTTTGATGAGCGCGAGTACAACCTGGTAGCTGTTAGTAAAGACAGCTGCGGCTCGCACAAGAATTACGCCGAGAAGCTTGATATTAACTATATATTGGCCTCCGATCCAGAATATAAGTTTGCCGAAGCAACCGATTCTATTGTTGATAAACAGATGTTTGGTAACGAATATCAGGCGCCCAGCCGTTCGGCTTATGTAATAGGTACCGATGGTACTGTACAAGCAATTATTGAAAAAGTTAATACCAACGATCACGCTGAAGAGCTCAAAGAAGTGATCAAGAATTTGTAG
- a CDS encoding AMP nucleosidase — MSDRFEFNTQDIDSTEELHQQMEEACDLMESIYEDGEYPKVLVKRSWSKHNPIITGEMAKPKAYRWYLLRELKKLGEKGAQIKVIPSRERRPLNDPELLENTDEDDWDITQKKLFLFSPERIEISLNRLSHYTGTDPEDFQRYILFTNYDMHVEEFLKKYPDCVKPSRGGVQMPAFHHKLPNNKGVTLINIGVGPSNAKTITDHVAVLRPDAMIMVGHCGGLRNHQAIGDFVLATGFMRADGVLDEILPLNIPITPNYLLNVYLKEVLDSYNRDHRLGTVYSTNNRNWEFVKGRTVEQIHMSRSIAVDMESATVATNGYRYRIPNATLLCVSDKPLHGKPKLSDEAQNFYEDSKQMHLDIVLEALDICKESYPEGLPNASIRAMNEPLMGGPDEDS; from the coding sequence ATGTCAGACCGATTCGAATTTAATACTCAGGATATTGACTCTACTGAAGAACTCCATCAGCAAATGGAAGAAGCCTGTGATTTGATGGAATCTATTTATGAGGATGGTGAATATCCGAAGGTGTTAGTTAAACGTTCGTGGTCAAAACACAATCCCATTATCACCGGAGAAATGGCCAAGCCTAAGGCCTACCGCTGGTACCTGCTGCGGGAGCTAAAAAAATTGGGTGAGAAAGGAGCTCAAATTAAGGTGATACCCTCACGCGAACGCCGCCCGCTCAACGATCCGGAACTGCTCGAAAACACTGACGAGGACGACTGGGATATCACCCAGAAGAAACTCTTTCTCTTTAGTCCTGAACGTATTGAAATTTCGCTGAACCGGCTCAGTCATTACACTGGCACCGATCCCGAAGATTTTCAACGCTATATCCTGTTTACCAATTACGATATGCACGTAGAAGAGTTTTTGAAAAAATATCCTGACTGTGTAAAGCCGAGTCGGGGCGGCGTACAAATGCCGGCCTTTCATCACAAGTTACCCAATAATAAAGGCGTAACCCTTATCAATATTGGCGTAGGACCCTCAAATGCTAAAACTATTACTGATCACGTGGCTGTACTGCGTCCCGATGCCATGATTATGGTCGGCCACTGTGGCGGGCTCCGTAATCACCAAGCCATTGGCGACTTTGTATTAGCTACCGGATTTATGCGTGCCGACGGGGTGCTTGATGAGATTCTACCGCTCAACATCCCCATCACACCCAACTACCTGCTTAATGTATATCTGAAGGAAGTACTCGATTCTTATAATCGTGATCATCGGCTAGGCACAGTATATAGTACCAACAATCGTAACTGGGAGTTCGTCAAAGGACGGACTGTCGAACAAATCCATATGAGCCGCAGTATCGCTGTGGATATGGAATCGGCTACCGTAGCCACCAACGGCTACCGATATCGTATCCCCAATGCTACGCTGCTCTGCGTGAGCGATAAGCCCCTGCACGGCAAACCCAAGCTCAGTGATGAGGCACAAAATTTTTATGAAGACTCCAAGCAAATGCACTTGGATATCGTGCTTGAAGCCCTGGATATTTGCAAAGAAAGCTATCCGGAAGGATTGCCCAACGCCAGCATCCGCGCAATGAATGAACCCCTTATGGGTGGACCTGATGAGGATAGCTAA
- a CDS encoding carbohydrate binding family 9 domain-containing protein — protein sequence MDQKKVSSLILRLRFQYHFIFLIAVLLVGVLPDSYAQSPSDSVSKVHPYQIDEDFEVTADLDHTAWEQASSVFIKHQMQPNDEEEAPVTTEVKVLYSKTHLYVGFSSQDVSPGRIRANVTDRDDFSGDDYVGVFLDPYNNNQNAYEFFVNPLGIQMDAIRTGNSEDMNFDALWYSKATITENGYTAVMKIPFKSINFPDRNLQDWSIQFFRNYPRNNRYQLLWTDVSIDNSCLLCQNGRLVNMQDVESSNTVELLPYAVATQSGALNDPSDPNSGFDNGPVQPKVGGSISYSPTSTSSLDLVINPDFSQVETDAGQISVNETFALFYPEKRPFFVRGSDLFSTSEDLYYSRTINNPLAAGKYTQKGDDFSIAFLSAYDRNTPFIIPGKERSSQVRSDQGAYSNILRAKYNVGQESHIGGLVTTRNQIDGANYVGSLDWDFLLTDNYYFRGQTAYSSTQELNDTTVHNDQRTFGETSFDAAFNGEQYSGLLVNTEFAREAKYYNFSLGYRSYSPTFQSQTGFVNETNRRIFEGNQSISYYPNNDFLSQGSLSMSGAWRYDFSGKFQERYIFLRLSNTFDGQNSLNISYLPLNDERFRGQMFRKINRLTISFNSNTWNVFSFGGRFEVGRDINRTTNPELGKGYSISGNVTIKPTSRFRLTMDYNYSTLSDLDGPQTFYSGNIYRLNSRYHFTSKLYTRLISEYNSFRDELQIYPLVSYKANPFTKFHIGVTSYITEFNQSGAGGFRGYKETSRQFFVKFQYLIRS from the coding sequence ATGGATCAAAAGAAGGTCAGCAGTTTAATATTGAGATTACGGTTTCAGTATCATTTTATTTTTTTAATCGCTGTTTTATTAGTTGGGGTACTTCCTGACTCTTACGCCCAATCCCCCTCCGACAGTGTCTCAAAAGTACACCCTTATCAAATTGATGAGGATTTTGAGGTTACGGCAGATCTTGATCATACCGCCTGGGAACAAGCGTCTTCAGTATTTATTAAGCATCAAATGCAGCCCAATGACGAAGAAGAAGCCCCCGTTACAACCGAGGTTAAAGTGTTATACAGCAAAACCCATCTGTATGTGGGATTCAGTAGCCAGGATGTTTCTCCTGGTCGTATTCGGGCCAATGTAACAGATCGCGATGATTTTTCCGGTGACGACTATGTCGGTGTTTTTCTAGATCCCTACAATAACAACCAAAATGCCTATGAGTTTTTTGTGAACCCCCTGGGCATACAGATGGATGCTATACGGACGGGAAATTCCGAAGATATGAATTTTGATGCCCTGTGGTATTCTAAGGCTACTATCACCGAAAACGGTTATACTGCCGTGATGAAAATACCATTTAAAAGTATCAATTTTCCCGATCGCAATCTCCAAGATTGGTCAATCCAGTTTTTCCGTAACTACCCGCGTAATAATCGATATCAACTTTTATGGACTGATGTGAGTATAGACAACTCCTGTTTGCTCTGCCAAAACGGAAGGTTAGTAAACATGCAAGATGTGGAAAGTTCCAACACAGTAGAGCTTTTGCCCTATGCTGTGGCTACACAGAGTGGAGCTCTTAATGATCCGTCGGATCCAAACTCAGGATTTGATAATGGTCCGGTACAGCCTAAGGTTGGTGGGAGTATTTCATATTCTCCTACCTCTACCAGCTCGTTGGATTTGGTGATCAATCCGGATTTTAGTCAGGTAGAAACAGATGCAGGACAAATTAGTGTCAATGAAACCTTTGCTTTGTTTTACCCTGAGAAGAGACCGTTTTTTGTACGGGGATCTGATCTGTTTAGTACCAGCGAAGATTTGTATTATTCGAGAACAATCAATAATCCCTTGGCCGCAGGTAAATATACCCAGAAAGGAGATGACTTTAGCATTGCATTCCTATCAGCATACGATCGCAATACCCCTTTTATTATTCCGGGCAAGGAACGGAGTTCTCAGGTAAGGTCCGATCAGGGAGCATACAGCAATATATTACGGGCAAAGTATAATGTGGGTCAGGAGTCTCACATAGGTGGGTTGGTTACCACGCGCAACCAGATAGATGGAGCTAATTATGTGGGTAGCCTGGATTGGGACTTTTTGCTTACGGACAACTATTATTTTCGGGGACAGACTGCTTATTCCAGCACCCAGGAGCTCAACGATACGACTGTGCATAATGATCAACGAACCTTTGGCGAAACGTCATTTGACGCTGCTTTTAACGGAGAACAATACAGCGGATTGCTTGTAAACACTGAGTTTGCAAGGGAGGCCAAGTATTATAACTTCTCGCTTGGATACAGGTCGTATTCCCCGACTTTTCAGTCGCAAACAGGATTTGTTAATGAAACAAATCGCCGGATCTTTGAGGGCAACCAAAGTATTTCGTATTACCCCAACAATGATTTCTTATCTCAGGGATCATTGAGTATGAGTGGTGCCTGGAGATATGATTTCTCAGGTAAGTTTCAGGAACGCTATATTTTTCTCCGGTTAAGCAACACCTTTGATGGACAGAACAGCCTTAATATTAGCTACCTTCCATTGAATGATGAGCGCTTCCGGGGACAGATGTTTCGTAAAATTAATCGTTTAACCATCAGTTTTAACTCTAATACCTGGAATGTCTTTTCGTTTGGCGGCAGATTTGAAGTTGGTCGGGATATTAATCGCACGACGAATCCTGAATTAGGTAAAGGCTACAGTATTTCTGGTAATGTTACCATTAAGCCCACCTCCCGATTTCGTCTTACAATGGATTATAATTACTCTACGCTTTCGGATTTGGATGGGCCTCAGACTTTCTATAGCGGTAATATTTATCGGCTGAATAGCCGTTACCATTTTACCTCTAAGCTATATACAAGACTGATCAGTGAGTATAATTCTTTTAGGGATGAACTGCAGATCTACCCATTGGTTTCTTACAAAGCCAATCCATTTACAAAATTTCATATAGGTGTAACCAGTTACATTACCGAATTCAACCAGTCGGGTGCCGGTGGATTTCGAGGCTATAAAGAAACCAGTCGTCAATTTTTTGTAAAGTTTCAGTACTTGATTCGAAGTTAG
- a CDS encoding ABC transporter ATP-binding protein, with protein sequence MMLKAQNVTKTFKKSGGNAFRLQIDELEISEGSFTAILGPNGSGKSTFLKTILNLLFADTGQISLLGTSHKNKESRSKVSYLPENFSFPKNLTVEQMLHTFANLKDNNPDDLDAKIAELAEAFNVDYLDKKIKKLSKGMTQTVALMHTFLSDDKFYILDEPFNGLDAVQKKAIMDYIFHLQAEHKISILITTHILSDIDKTCDTLHLIKDGEIINTASKTEIQGEFGSVEDYYLNNFEHKTETTP encoded by the coding sequence ATGATGCTAAAGGCTCAGAACGTCACTAAGACTTTTAAAAAATCAGGAGGCAATGCTTTTAGGCTGCAAATCGACGAGCTGGAGATATCGGAAGGCAGCTTTACGGCTATCCTCGGCCCCAACGGCTCTGGTAAGTCAACTTTTCTAAAAACCATTCTCAACCTTTTGTTTGCCGATACCGGCCAAATTTCTCTGCTTGGCACCAGCCACAAAAACAAGGAGTCACGATCGAAAGTGAGCTATCTTCCTGAAAATTTTTCTTTCCCGAAAAATTTAACTGTAGAGCAAATGCTCCATACGTTTGCAAATCTCAAGGATAATAACCCCGATGACCTTGATGCAAAGATTGCTGAACTGGCCGAGGCCTTTAACGTTGATTACCTGGACAAAAAGATCAAAAAGCTCTCCAAAGGGATGACCCAAACAGTGGCATTGATGCATACCTTTTTGTCTGATGATAAGTTCTATATTCTCGACGAGCCCTTTAACGGACTCGATGCGGTACAAAAAAAGGCTATTATGGATTACATCTTCCATCTACAGGCTGAACACAAGATCTCTATTCTTATCACTACACATATCCTCTCGGATATCGACAAAACCTGTGATACGCTCCATCTTATAAAAGACGGAGAAATCATTAACACGGCATCTAAAACCGAGATCCAAGGAGAATTCGGATCTGTTGAAGACTACTACTTAAACAATTTTGAACATAAAACTGAGACAACTCCATGA
- a CDS encoding DUF2975 domain-containing protein, whose protein sequence is MAWKWFKNDWSIAGFLLFCAQFAWAMYLLSFIVYSALFLLGTLLGSGIFAPFDLPAQFKIQDFTKVVANSKTMDIFGSPIVELDVSTLGTEIQRTWTTSLASVMILGLNGIILYGLTLLKRILQSLQREQPWSKQNSKNLRIIGYLMVLAVPYKYGIGWLSYLTIQQVQLPENISLFWPPIAWELGLAGLAVLLVAYIFEEGTRLYEEQKLTV, encoded by the coding sequence ATGGCTTGGAAATGGTTTAAAAACGACTGGAGCATTGCCGGATTCCTGCTCTTTTGTGCTCAGTTTGCGTGGGCGATGTACCTCCTCTCGTTTATAGTGTACTCGGCACTGTTTCTATTGGGAACACTATTAGGGTCTGGAATATTTGCTCCTTTTGATCTGCCGGCCCAGTTTAAAATCCAAGACTTTACAAAAGTAGTTGCCAATAGCAAGACCATGGATATCTTTGGAAGTCCTATAGTGGAACTAGATGTCAGTACACTTGGCACTGAGATCCAACGCACGTGGACCACTTCTTTAGCAAGTGTAATGATCCTCGGTCTCAATGGGATTATCCTGTATGGACTTACCTTACTCAAGCGAATTTTACAAAGCCTCCAACGGGAACAACCCTGGAGCAAACAGAATTCAAAAAACTTACGAATAATCGGCTATTTGATGGTGCTTGCAGTCCCCTATAAGTACGGTATCGGCTGGCTTTCCTATTTGACCATTCAGCAAGTTCAACTGCCGGAAAATATCTCCCTGTTCTGGCCACCCATTGCATGGGAACTGGGACTAGCCGGGCTCGCGGTTCTGCTGGTCGCCTACATTTTTGAGGAAGGCACACGGCTGTATGAGGAACAAAAGCTTACAGTATAA
- a CDS encoding four helix bundle protein, with amino-acid sequence MADKAEKISALNYFIAYKEARETHYWLRLLRDSKLITSKEVKSMLDDCYELKCILGAILTTLNKE; translated from the coding sequence TTGGCAGACAAAGCAGAAAAGATTTCCGCGCTAAACTACTTCATCGCATATAAAGAAGCGCGCGAAACGCACTATTGGTTACGTCTCTTGAGAGATAGTAAATTAATTACTAGTAAAGAAGTAAAATCTATGCTTGATGATTGTTACGAACTAAAATGTATTCTGGGAGCAATACTTACCACACTCAATAAAGAATAA
- a CDS encoding helix-turn-helix domain-containing protein, whose product MAIKVNLDLMLVKRDMTLTELSEEVGVTISNLSILKTGKAKAVRFSTLNAICEALDCQPGDILEYETDTNDER is encoded by the coding sequence ATGGCTATAAAAGTAAATTTGGATTTGATGCTGGTAAAGCGCGACATGACGCTGACCGAGCTTTCTGAGGAAGTCGGCGTTACGATTTCCAATCTCTCAATCCTAAAAACGGGAAAAGCCAAGGCCGTACGATTTTCGACACTCAACGCTATCTGCGAAGCACTGGATTGCCAGCCAGGCGATATTTTGGAATACGAGACAGACACCAATGATGAGAGGTGA